The following are encoded in a window of Candidatus Ozemobacteraceae bacterium genomic DNA:
- a CDS encoding DUF445 family protein: MAVKFVGLVVFAVLHGYFAAWLAVWMLFYPREPRYLGKWRLPFTPGLLPSSRKTLEIAIAEAVSTQLLRPEILEESAIRQGLPRLIRSALPEHLDDLSNDTEFQEMLSQGVAQAVKEYLRSKSGLKSELRNNAMVPFGKVAGVTLDGILSALWTHLEATVDRLCRSNRFRDAMKESVRKLSTELKTDGTPVAVKVETMAGRMLGAAMNSLDVRAIVIERLGSLSNEEIEKLVHLTAGRHLQSIKNVAAVIGVLFGLLSALLFG, from the coding sequence ATGGCCGTGAAATTCGTCGGATTGGTTGTCTTCGCGGTTCTGCACGGGTATTTCGCCGCCTGGCTGGCGGTCTGGATGCTGTTTTATCCCCGCGAACCCCGCTATCTGGGAAAGTGGCGCCTGCCGTTCACTCCCGGCCTTCTGCCGTCCTCGCGCAAGACGCTCGAGATCGCGATCGCCGAAGCCGTTTCCACCCAGCTTCTCCGGCCGGAGATTCTCGAGGAATCGGCGATCAGGCAGGGATTGCCGCGCCTTATCCGGTCGGCGCTTCCCGAGCATCTCGACGACCTTTCCAACGACACGGAGTTCCAGGAAATGCTGTCGCAGGGCGTCGCGCAGGCGGTGAAGGAGTATCTGCGGTCGAAGAGCGGGTTGAAATCAGAGCTCAGGAACAATGCCATGGTTCCGTTCGGAAAAGTGGCGGGAGTCACCCTCGACGGCATTCTTTCGGCGCTCTGGACGCATCTCGAGGCGACGGTCGACCGGTTGTGCCGCTCGAACCGGTTCCGCGATGCCATGAAAGAGTCTGTCCGCAAGCTTTCCACCGAACTGAAGACCGACGGAACGCCGGTGGCCGTGAAAGTCGAGACGATGGCCGGCCGGATGCTGGGCGCAGCCATGAATTCCCTCGACGTCCGGGCGATCGTCATCGAACGGCTGGGCTCTCTTTCGAACGAGGAGATCGAGAAACTTGTACACCTCACGGCCGGCAGGCATCTTCAGTCGATCAAGAACGTCGCGGCCGTGATCGGCGTGCTCTTCGGACTGCTCTCTGCGCTTCTATTCGGATGA